A portion of the Juglans microcarpa x Juglans regia isolate MS1-56 chromosome 1D, Jm3101_v1.0, whole genome shotgun sequence genome contains these proteins:
- the LOC121259144 gene encoding protein indeterminate-domain 7 isoform X2 — translation MSNLTSASGDASVSSGNRTELGNNYSQQYFASPPPQTQPAEKKKRNLPGNPDPDAEVIALSPKSLLATNRFICEICNKGFQRDQNLQLHRRGHNLPWKLKQRTSKEVRKKVYVCPEPSCVHHDPLRALGDLTGIKKHFCRKHGEKKWKCDKCSKRYAVQSDWKAHSKTCGTREYRCDCGTLFSRRDSFITHRAFCDALAEESARAITTNQLLSSQPGPSASHINQLPPQFNPQDLHAFSLKKEQQSFSLRQEIPPWLAFPGPPPIDISSSSSFFSTRLDHQEFAQTHPDLALHETQNSNPSLGPTLPPYLLAPSPHMSATALLQKAAQMGATMSSKTGSSPTMMRPTHQAHVPTAAYSGNNTTGKFGSILSSREEMGTGFAHGLAPFGNKAAGPSASAATTTTGASTGAASGVPPSLLHDMVGSLSSSTGFEGTSFEDAFGGILNSKKDVNQHESLSKTSTSRSNLSRAHETGGSHGGEGLTRDFLGLRALSHSDILNIAGFGNCMNTSNEHQNQPQKPWQG, via the exons ATGTCTAATTTGACTTCTGCGTCTGGTGATGCAAGTGTTTCTTCAGGCAATAGAACTGAGTTAGGGAACAACTATTCTCAACAATACTTTGCTTCACCGCCACCCCAAACTCAACCTgcagagaagaaaaagagaaacctTCCAGGCAACCCAG ACCCAGATGCGGAAGTGATAGCTTTGTCTCCCAAGAGTCTCCTGGCAACAAACAGATTTATTTGTGAGATCTGTAACAAAGGGTTTCAAAGGGATCAGAATCTTCAACTTCATAGAAGGGGCCATAATTTGCCTTGGAAGCTAAAGCAGAGAACAAGTAAAGAGGTAAGGAAGAAGGTGTACGTGTGCCCAGAACCTAGCTGTGTGCACCATGACCCATTAAGGGCCCTTGGGGACCTGACTGGGATCAAGAAGCACTTCTGCAGAAAGCATGGCGAGAAGAAGTGGAAATGTGACAAGTGCTCAAAGAGGTATGCAGTTCAATCAGATTGGAAAGCTCACTCCAAGACCTGTGGCACTAGGGAGTACAGATGTGATTGTGGAACCCTTTTCTCAAG GAGGGATAGTTTCATCACCCACAGAGCCTTCTGTGATGCATTGGCAGAGGAGAGTGCAAGAGCCATCACAACAAACCAACTTCTGTCCTCTCAACCTGGCCCTTCAGCGTCTCACATAAACCAGCTCCCGCCCCAGTTCAATCCCCAAGACCTCCACGCATTTTCTTTGAAGAAAGAGCAACAAAGCTTCAGTCTAAGGCAAGAGATACCCCCATGGCTAGCTTTTCCTGGCCCACCACCTATTGATATCTCCTCATCATCGTCATTCTTCTCCACTAGATTAGACCATCAAGAATTCGCACAGACTCACCCAGATTTAGCCCTCCACGAAACGCAGAACTCTAACCCTAGTCTTGGCCCCACTCTCCCTCCCTACCTATTGGCACCCTCTCCACACATGTCAGCCACTGCATTGCTGCAGAAGGCTGCTCAGATGGGTGCAACCATGAGCAGCAAGACTGGCTCATCGCCAACCATGATGAGGCCCACCCACCAGGCTCACGTGCCTACTGCTGCTTATTCTGGCAACAATACAACTGGTAAGTTTGGCTCGATTTTGTCCTCACGTGAAGAGATGGGCACAGGGTTTGCCCATGGCTTGGCTCCTTTTGGGAATAAAGCTGCAGGCCCTTCTGCCTCTGCAGCGACCACTACTACAGGAGCAAGTACTGGTGCAGCCTCAGGTGTTCCTCCTTCCCTTCTTCATGACATGGTGggttctctttcttcttccactGGGTTTGAAGGAACTTCTTTTGAGGATGCATTTGGAGGGATTTTGAATTCAAAGAAAGATGTTAATCAGCATGAATCTCTCTCAAAAACATCCACCAGCAGGAGCAATCTTAGTAGGGCTCATGAAACTGGCGGGAGTCATGGTGGTGAAGGTTTGACTAGAGATTTTTTGGGTCTTAGAGCTCTCTCTCACAGTGACATTCTCAATATTGCTGGTTTTGGTAATTGCATGAACACTTCCAACGAGCATCAAAATCAACCCCAAAAACCTTGGCAAGGTTag
- the LOC121259144 gene encoding protein indeterminate-domain 7 isoform X1 produces MIKGLMFQQQIQQPVLEENMSNLTSASGDASVSSGNRTELGNNYSQQYFASPPPQTQPAEKKKRNLPGNPDPDAEVIALSPKSLLATNRFICEICNKGFQRDQNLQLHRRGHNLPWKLKQRTSKEVRKKVYVCPEPSCVHHDPLRALGDLTGIKKHFCRKHGEKKWKCDKCSKRYAVQSDWKAHSKTCGTREYRCDCGTLFSRRDSFITHRAFCDALAEESARAITTNQLLSSQPGPSASHINQLPPQFNPQDLHAFSLKKEQQSFSLRQEIPPWLAFPGPPPIDISSSSSFFSTRLDHQEFAQTHPDLALHETQNSNPSLGPTLPPYLLAPSPHMSATALLQKAAQMGATMSSKTGSSPTMMRPTHQAHVPTAAYSGNNTTGKFGSILSSREEMGTGFAHGLAPFGNKAAGPSASAATTTTGASTGAASGVPPSLLHDMVGSLSSSTGFEGTSFEDAFGGILNSKKDVNQHESLSKTSTSRSNLSRAHETGGSHGGEGLTRDFLGLRALSHSDILNIAGFGNCMNTSNEHQNQPQKPWQG; encoded by the exons atgataaaagGTTTGATGTTCCAACAACAGATACAGCAGCCAGTTCTGGAGGAAAACATGTCTAATTTGACTTCTGCGTCTGGTGATGCAAGTGTTTCTTCAGGCAATAGAACTGAGTTAGGGAACAACTATTCTCAACAATACTTTGCTTCACCGCCACCCCAAACTCAACCTgcagagaagaaaaagagaaacctTCCAGGCAACCCAG ACCCAGATGCGGAAGTGATAGCTTTGTCTCCCAAGAGTCTCCTGGCAACAAACAGATTTATTTGTGAGATCTGTAACAAAGGGTTTCAAAGGGATCAGAATCTTCAACTTCATAGAAGGGGCCATAATTTGCCTTGGAAGCTAAAGCAGAGAACAAGTAAAGAGGTAAGGAAGAAGGTGTACGTGTGCCCAGAACCTAGCTGTGTGCACCATGACCCATTAAGGGCCCTTGGGGACCTGACTGGGATCAAGAAGCACTTCTGCAGAAAGCATGGCGAGAAGAAGTGGAAATGTGACAAGTGCTCAAAGAGGTATGCAGTTCAATCAGATTGGAAAGCTCACTCCAAGACCTGTGGCACTAGGGAGTACAGATGTGATTGTGGAACCCTTTTCTCAAG GAGGGATAGTTTCATCACCCACAGAGCCTTCTGTGATGCATTGGCAGAGGAGAGTGCAAGAGCCATCACAACAAACCAACTTCTGTCCTCTCAACCTGGCCCTTCAGCGTCTCACATAAACCAGCTCCCGCCCCAGTTCAATCCCCAAGACCTCCACGCATTTTCTTTGAAGAAAGAGCAACAAAGCTTCAGTCTAAGGCAAGAGATACCCCCATGGCTAGCTTTTCCTGGCCCACCACCTATTGATATCTCCTCATCATCGTCATTCTTCTCCACTAGATTAGACCATCAAGAATTCGCACAGACTCACCCAGATTTAGCCCTCCACGAAACGCAGAACTCTAACCCTAGTCTTGGCCCCACTCTCCCTCCCTACCTATTGGCACCCTCTCCACACATGTCAGCCACTGCATTGCTGCAGAAGGCTGCTCAGATGGGTGCAACCATGAGCAGCAAGACTGGCTCATCGCCAACCATGATGAGGCCCACCCACCAGGCTCACGTGCCTACTGCTGCTTATTCTGGCAACAATACAACTGGTAAGTTTGGCTCGATTTTGTCCTCACGTGAAGAGATGGGCACAGGGTTTGCCCATGGCTTGGCTCCTTTTGGGAATAAAGCTGCAGGCCCTTCTGCCTCTGCAGCGACCACTACTACAGGAGCAAGTACTGGTGCAGCCTCAGGTGTTCCTCCTTCCCTTCTTCATGACATGGTGggttctctttcttcttccactGGGTTTGAAGGAACTTCTTTTGAGGATGCATTTGGAGGGATTTTGAATTCAAAGAAAGATGTTAATCAGCATGAATCTCTCTCAAAAACATCCACCAGCAGGAGCAATCTTAGTAGGGCTCATGAAACTGGCGGGAGTCATGGTGGTGAAGGTTTGACTAGAGATTTTTTGGGTCTTAGAGCTCTCTCTCACAGTGACATTCTCAATATTGCTGGTTTTGGTAATTGCATGAACACTTCCAACGAGCATCAAAATCAACCCCAAAAACCTTGGCAAGGTTag
- the LOC121260259 gene encoding putative hydrolase C777.06c — translation MVLFLGTVRPSPSLSCFALYRRQILRKSSAISVPINVFSPFRRIFQASLQTNSTNEDAGFQLPANQSEIIFMGTGTSEGVPRVSCLTNPVKLCPVCSKAVEPGNKNRRLNTSILIRYPGASGRCNILIDAGKFFYHSALRWFPTFGIRTLDAVIVTHSHADAIGGLDDLRDWTNNVQPHIPIYVAQRDFEVMKKTHYYLVDPSVILPGAAVSELQFNIIHEEPFVVHDLKFTPLPVWHGRDYRSLGFRFGNICYISDVSGIPKETYPLLKDCEILILDALRPDRSSSTHFGLPRALEEVRKIQPKRTLFTGMMHLMDHEKVNDYLKKLMETEGLDVQLSYDGLRIPVTL, via the exons ATGGTTCTATTTCTGGGCACAGTTCGCCCTTCTCCTTCTCTATCCTGTTTTGCCCTTTACAGACGCCAAATCTTGCGCAAAAGTTCTGCCATTTCGGTTCCCATAAATGTGTTCTCTCCCTTCAGACGAATCTTTCAGGCTTCGCTTCAAACTA ATTCTACAAATGAGGATGCTGGATTTCAGTTACCTGCCAACCAATCAGAAATCATATTTATGGGGACAGGAACCAGTGAAGGGGTTCCACGTGTGAGCTGCCTGACAAATCCTGTAAAGTTATGTCCG GTTTGCTCAAAAGCTGTGGAACCAggtaataaaaatagaagactCAACACAAGCATCCTTATTCGTTATCCTGGGGCCTCTGGAAGATGTAACATTCTCATAGATGCTGgaaa GTTCTTCTATCACAGTGCCCTCCGATGGTTTCCTACATTTGG GATAAGAACACTTGACGCTGTTATTGTTACTCATTCTCATGCTGATGCAATAGGAG GCCTTGATGATCTTCGTGATTGGACAAACAATGTCCAGCCCCACATTCCAATTTATGTGGCCCAGCGCGATTTTGAG GTGATGAAGAAGACACATTATTACTTGGTGGATCCAAGTGTCATTTTACCCGGTGCTGCAGTCTCAGAATTGCAATTCAATATCATACATGAGGAGCCATTTGTTGTCCATGATCTAAAG TTTACCCCTTTACCAGTATGGCATGGTCGTGATTATCGTTCCCTTGGATTTCGTTTCGGTAACATTTGTTACATTAG TGATGTTAGCGGGATACCTAAAGAAACTTATCCACTTTTGAAGGACTGTGAAATCCTGAttctg GATGCTTTAAGGCCAGATCGGTCTTCTTCAACACATTTCGGACTTCCAAGG GCTTTGGAGGAGGTACGGAAAATCCAACCAAAGAGAACACTTTTCACTG GTATGATGCATTTGATGGATCATGAAAAAGTGAACGATTATCTTAAGAAACTGATGGAGACAGAGGGTCTTGATGTACAACTGAGCTATGATGGACTCCGCATACCAGTAACGCTCTAG